The proteins below are encoded in one region of Lactuca sativa cultivar Salinas chromosome 3, Lsat_Salinas_v11, whole genome shotgun sequence:
- the LOC111891086 gene encoding anthocyanidin 3-O-glucosyltransferase 2 has protein sequence MANTVAQLVFIPVPGVGHIMSTIEMAKVFVNHDERLSITVLLINPPYSAFALTTYIKSLHNKAIERIVFIELPQDETLPKLDPKAPMTSFYEFINSHSKHVRNVVADMISRPDSNPVVGFVLDIFCTGMIDVANEFNVPSYVFFTSNAAFLGFKLYIETLVVQNQDVFELSNSDGEMLIPTFVKPVPTNVFPVVYQTQEGLDFLMHSVRKLREAKALIVNTFLELETHAIKSLTSESSFPPVYPVGPVLNLHGVAGKEHDSDDVFGWLDDQPPSSVVFLCFGSMGCFKEVQVKEIAYALEQSGHRFVWSLRRPPQMGKSFEVLPGDYEDPGVVLPDGFLERTKGKGKVIGWAPQVSLLAHEAVGGFVSHCGWNSMLESLWFGVPTATWPMYAEQQMNAFEMTIELGLAVEIKLDYKNNVFNPQDDMAILMANDVERGIRRVMEDKELREKVKEMSKMSRAAVTEGGSSFSSVGCLVHDFINNTI, from the coding sequence ATGGCGAATACAGTAGCACAACTCGTCTTCATCCCTGTTCCAGGGGTTGGTCACATAATGTCCACCATTGAGATGGCAAAAGTATTCGTGAATCATGATGAAAGGCTCTCCATAACCGTTCTTCTAATAAACCCTCCTTATTCTGCTTTTGCTCTCACAACCTACATCAAATCGTTACATAATAAGGCTATAGAACGAATAGTCTTCATTGAACTCCCACAAGATGAAACCTTACCAAAGCTTGACCCCAAAGCTCCCATGACTTCTTTCTATGAGTTCATCAATAGTCATTCAAAACATGTCAGAAATGTCGTTGCTGACATGATAAGTCGACCAGATTCCAATCCGGTGGTCGGGTTTGTGCTCGATATATTCTGCACTGGCATGATAGATGTGGCGAATGAGTTTAATGTCCCAAGCTACGTATTCTTCACATCAAACGCAGCTTTTCTTGGCTTTAAGTTGTACATCGAGACCCTTGTGGTTCAAAACCAAGATGTTTTCGAGTTGAGCAACTCAGATGGCGAGATGCTCATTCCAACCTTCGTGAAACCAGTTCCGACGAACGTTTTTCCGGTGGTGTACCAAACTCAAGAAGGTCTAGACTTTCTGATGCATTCTGTTCGGAAATTGAGAGAGGCTAAAGCTCTCATTGTTAACACTTTCTTGGAGTTAGAAACACATGCAATCAAGTCTTTGACTTCCGAGAGTAGCTTCCCACCTGTGTATCCGGTTGGGCCTGTACTGAATCTACATGGTGTTGCCGGAAAAGAACACGACAGTGATGACGTCTTCGGTTGGTTGGATGATCAGCCACCTTCCTCGGTGGTGTTCTTGTGTTTCGGGAGTATGGGATGTTTTAAGGAGGTTCAAGTGAAGGAGATAGCATACGCTTTAGAGCAAAGTGGCCATCGTTTTGTTTGGTCTTTGCGTCGACCTCCTCAAATGGGTAAATCATTTGAAGTACTCCCCGGTGATTATGAAGATCCGGGAGTGGTGTTGCCGGATGGTTTCTTGGAGCGTACTAAGGGAAAAGGGAAAGTGATTGGTTGGGCACCGCAGGTGTCATTGTTGGCTCATGAAGCAGTTGGAGGATTCGTCTCTCACTGTGGGTGGAACTCGATGCTAGAAAGTTTGTGGTTTGGTGTACCAACAGCGACATGGCCAATGTATGCCGAACAACAGATGAATGCGTTTGAAATGACGATAGAGCTGGGATTAGCTGTAGAGATTAAGTTAGACTATAAGAACAATGTGTTTAATCCTCAAGATGATATGGCCATTCTTATGGCGAATGATGTTGAGAGAGGGATAAGGCGGGTTATGGAGGATAAGGAGTTGAGAGAAAAAGTGAAAGAAATGAGCAAAATGAGCAGGGCTGCGGTTACTGAGGGTGGTTCGTCGTTTTCTTCGGTTGGTTGTCTGGTTCATGATTTTATAAATAATACAATATGA
- the LOC111891089 gene encoding uncharacterized protein LOC111891089: MESRTIKDIHRAKLTLNDIFGGQIRRKHNVLEWKSCPLNVGLSIEFNRVNLEIASCQIQTGQDKWMCLLTPDGRYTVEALRRRIDLNSHQSIILPQISWCKIIHIKVLCFAWRAAQGHIPSATALQHRGMNIDSTHCSSCIGGVECADHILISCLYASYIRDKIFEWCGITKTNFNNVGDLLQFAASWGRCPKKRIKLLCICYGLIWSLWKTKNDRIFRGVATITSRAINNIKSLTYLWLKCRGNGITGDLIDWNFSPFSHM; the protein is encoded by the exons ATGGAGTCAA GGACTATAAAAGATATTCATAGAGCTAAACTTACTCTCAACGACATATTTGGAGGTCAAATCAGGAGAAAGCACAATGTTCTG GAATGGAAATCTTGCCCTTTAAACGTAGGATTATCCATAGAATTTAACAGGGTAAATCTGGAGATTGCTTCTTGCCAAATACAAACCGGACAAGACAAATGGATGTGCTTGTTAACGCCAGATGGAAGATATACTGTGGAAGCTCTCAGGCGAAGAATAGACCTAAATTCACATCAATCCATCATTCTCCCGCAGATCAGTTGGTGTAAGATTATCCACATTAAGGTACTTTGTTTCGCTTGGAGAGCTGCACAAGGTCATATCCCATCTGCTACAGCACTACAACATCGTGGCATGAATATCGATTCAACACATTGTAGCTCATGTATCGGAGGAGTTGAATGCGCTGATCACATTCTCATCAGTTGTCTATACGCAAGTTATATAAGAGATAAAATTTTCGAATGGTGCGGAATAACAAAAACAAATTTCAATAACGTTGGTGACCTACTTCAATTTGCAGCCTCATGGGGTCGATGCCCCAAGAAACGTATTAAACTACTATGTATATGCTACGGATTGATATGGAGTCTTTGGAAAACCAAGAATGACAGAATATTTCGTGGAGTTGCTACCATAACATCCAGGGCGATTAATAACATCAAATCGTTAACATATTTATGGCTCAAGTGTAGGGGTAATGGTATTACTGGTGATTTGATAGATTGGAATTTCTCCCCTTTTTCCCATATGTAA